The Capra hircus breed San Clemente chromosome 11, ASM170441v1, whole genome shotgun sequence genomic interval caatattcaatacccatttttatttaaaactcttgaaaataaaaaaaaaatttacaaaaatagaTGAAAACTTTTGAATGTGATTAAAACGTATTTATCTCAACTGCCAAACCAGGAAGATACTTAGAAAACATTGTAAGCATTGTGAATAAAGACTTGCAGATGATAAGAAGGCCTACCATCATTTATTATCTAACATTGCCTTTGAGAGGTGTTAAGTAATACATAAGataaaaagggacagaggagtataaatattttaaagtaggcAAAAACAGTTACCGTGAAGTGACTACGCTGAGAAACTACAAGTGAATCAACTGAAAACTtactacaaagaaaaagaaaaaccaataaggtattaaatgaatagaaataaCAGTCATTAATACAGACagtaatcagaaaataaaagaccTCATATACAAGTGACAAAATAGTTAAGATATCAAGGAATAAACttaataagaaacaaacaaactaagCTTTAAAATGCTCTTGATAGACACAAAACAAGATTGAAATTCATGGAAAGGTACCAAGTTCCTGGAGAGGAAGGAAACATCAtgaagatttcagttttcttcaagTGAACCTTTGAATTCTTTACCGTGAACTTCAAAAAACACCAagataatttgtgtgtgtgtgtgtgtgtgtgtgtgtgtgttagcaaaTTGACTTTAAAGTTTACAGGAGGaaaaacatatacataaatagCTAGGAAGTATATGACAAAAAGCAATGAGTGAGTACTAGTTAGCCCTGTCAGATATTAAAGCATAAAACAGTTTATTAAAGGGTATGAATCCATAGAAAAGGACTAAGAAGTCTGAAACAGGAGAGATAATACAGTAATTAAGTATACAATAAAGTAGCCATCTCACATCATTTCAAAAACAGATATTACTCAGTAAAATAATTTGAGACAACTGGGTAGCAACCTTAAATTTGGATCAATAGCTGAAAGCTTCTATCACAATAATTTCCAAATGAGTAAAAGatttaaatggaaaacaaatcaAACCACTATAACTATGGAATGATTGTAAACTATGGAATGTAAACTATGGAATGTAAACTATggaatgattattttaaattgttatctTGGATAGTGAATGCCTTTTTAAACATGACAGTATCCAGAAATCATAAAAGAGAAGACATAAAAATCAgctatgtaaaaaataaataagtctgaGTGGCTGTCCCCAGCAAAAGTTgtcaaaagataaatttaaaaaatgttttagaatatttgcaagtcataccACTAACACACAGTTTATTTAATATAAAGAGCTACAAATTCATACAACAAATTCAACATCCTGGTTTCaaataaaatgggcaaaggaactGAACAGGTAAGTCACACCAAAAGAAATCCAAAGGACTCATAAAACCATATTACCCCcctcacaaaaaagaaataaaagctttttaaaagtttttaaactaCTATACAATAACTTGTTTTACTACTATGCAATAATAGTTTTCACTCGTccgattcaaaatttttaaatactttctggGCATGAATGTGGAGAAACATTCTATTCACACATCATTGCTGGTAATAATTTGTAGAATCTCGATTGAAGACTATTTTGGCAATACCCTTCAAAATTagaactgtattttctttttgacttagtAGTTCCATGTCTGGGAACTTACCCTAAAAATAATGGTGATAGTAATACCaataacagtagcagcagcaaccaaaACATCATTTACTGTATGTCAGGCACTCACTCAAGTAGTTTATATAAAGGGATTCTTTGAATCTTTTCAATATCCTGAGCTCTTACAGATAAGAAacgtgaggcacagagaagttaccTCACAGGCTCAAGGATACACAGCTACTAAATGGTGCAGCCAGGCTTCAAATCCCAGCAGCATGTTACTTATGACCTCTCAAGATATACTTGCACATAAGAGAAATACAAAGTGAGCATGTTTCTCACAACAGCATTGTTTGGAATGGGAAACAACTGGAAATAATCTAGTATCCATTAATAAAGCTTCGGTTAAATAAATGGCTATATCCACATAATGTAATACCAtttagatgttaaaaaaaaaaaaactatgaagtgATAATGGTCTcgaaaatattcaataaaaatcaaagtgaaaaatgGTATGTATTGCAGCCATCATTTGTGTACAAATGAggggaaagaatgaataaatttaatcTCTTTATGTTTAAATATCTCTGAAAGAGAGCACATGAATGCACACACCCCTAACAAATTAAATGTCTGTGAACCATATGGCTGAGGGGCAAAAGTGAGATTTCTTTGAATAACTTTCtcctacattttaaattttgatccATGTTATTACCTATTCAAAAGTTAAATAATCGTAATAAAAGAATGGCACAGACCctccttgggctttcctggtggctcagcggtcaagaatctgcctgcaatgcaggaaatgcagtttccatcccagggtcaggaagatcccctggagaaggaaatggcaatccactccagcactcttgctgggaaatcccatggacccaggagcctggcaggctacagtgcctggggtcacaaaaagtcaggcaagacttagtgactgagcacaggagCATGGACTAACCCTCCTTAGGGTCTGTGTCACACAGGAACAAATTGGGGCAAGGTGAACAGTGACAAGTGCCCCTTTGCAACAAATTCCTAAGAATGACTACAGAAGAACGCATAGTTACGCTTTTGATAATCACTTAACGAAacagaaaaatgatagaaatagaTATTAGCAGAACTGAGACAAGAACCATTTTTTTCCAGCTCCTAATATGCTTCTCTTTCCAGTATATCACACTATTATCCTTATTTTTCCCATGGCTAAAATGACTTTAAAGGTGGTGTTCTATACACTCCAAAGACAGAGCTTATATTTTCAAATAGGGGCTGGTCTGGTATATAATATACAAGGAGAGATTTCTTTGGTTCAGGACGATGCATTAGAAATGAATTATTCCTCAAACACACATGAAGACATTTATCAATCAGAAATTAGTTATCAATTTAAGCCTTTCTGATCATCTGgacatttttaagtttatatatgttttatcataagtttaaatgttttttgttttctgtaaaataaaatgaatattgatagtgaTCAGAATACATATCTCACGATGATTTGATAAAATTGGTTCTATCTTATTTAAGGCATAAAGACCCCTGAAAGTCACTTAACATTTTTCCCATGAATTTTACTCCAATGTGTCTCAATAGATTATGCAAAATagtctatttatatatttaaaagaatccaTATGATTAACCAGTACTCTTTCAGTTGCTCTGAACTGTGTCTCCAGATGGGTCAATTCGTAAGAGGAAGATGTGGGATGTATtctggaattttttatttttgcaaagtgGGAAAGCTTATTTTCTCAGCTCATTTTAAGAAAGAATACTTGTGAAAAATGaggattttaaatttattcttttgccTAAAGCAATCCGTTCAAGCAGCATATCCCTTGCAATGACTGTTTTCTTGCTTATTCCATTTTggaaaaacattatgctaaatcaCAGACATCAACTTACCTTCTTTAGATGGATttttgatgggaaaaaaaaaaaaagatgctcacCTAGAGGGAACACTCGaaagagatataaaaataattctgtaaCATGAGCCAATGAACAATGAGTCTCCTAATTTTCAACTCACTCCCTTGTTTTCTTGATGATGCTGTTACAAGGCTATTCTAAACACACACTAAATACACTGGAAAAGAATTCTCAtgtcagaccaaaaaaaaaagaacaaaaatctaaAAAGCAAAAGGATGTATAGTGACTGTCCATCATAGACTCTGTATGTGCAGGCAATTGGGATATTTTAGGCTGTTTTGAAATTGTAGAAAAGAGAGAATGCTAGGTACTTCTTTGCAATATTTGTttcaaaatgaaacaagaaaagagATAGAATCTCTTAGGTTCTGTTGAAGGTATTCTGGAGTATTAATTACCTCTGTAGTGATAACTGCTAAACACTGAATACCTATTATGTACCATACACTATGGTAGGCAGTTAACACAGATTATCACATTCAAACCACACACTTGTCCTATGCAGGTGGGAACTGCTATCCAGATTTTCCGGATTGGAAGATTATTTACGGTTTGTTGGTGATGTTTAGTTGcgaagtcatgtcctactctttgtgaccccgtggactgtagcccaccagaatcctctgtccacaggattctccaggcaagaacatggagtgggttaccacttccttcctttctttcctccttatatttccttcaggggatcttcccgacccaggaattgaacctgcgtctcctgcactggcaggcagattctttactgctgagccactagggaagcccagtagagTTTAACTAAATTAAatcacttgctcaaggtcacagagctagtgtACCAGGTTCTGAATCCAGATTACCTGCCTCTAGGTGTTCTAAATAAATCATTAGATAAGCACTTCTTGTAACCAGCCACTGCTTTCGAATTTTAACAGATACATATTCATAGCTCTAGTTTGTTACAGAGAAAGTGCCTCTGGGGAAACGTTTTCAAtcacttttgtttttccatagcaAGCACTTCAGTAACTGGATAAGAAGTTAACTGACAGCAGCCCTACAAGATatcaagggcttctcaggtggtgctagtggtcaagaaactgcctaccaatgcaggagacatagagatgcaggttcaatccctgggtcaggaagatcccctggagaagggcatggcaacccactccagtgttcttgcctggagaatcccatggacagagcagcctggcaggctacagtccatagggctgcaaagagtcagacacgactgaagtgacttagcatacagcaCACACATATAAGATATTAAACTGTTTATAGATCATCGTCATTGTAAATAAGATTATCGAATAGCCCTTTCTCATCCCTTTAGGTTAGGGTTTACTTTCTACTTGTTTCATTcgaaatgtttaaataaatttctGATAATTGGAAGATTAGCTAGAATGAAACAAATTTTTCTGTAGTTTCATGTTAGTGTAGTCGACTTGTGACTGGTCTTCTATACCACACAACTGGTCTCTACTGAACCAATTAAAAgtgaacaaattattttaaaaaaagaaaatagagcacacacacaaaaaaaaactagTCATATTGATTTcttaaacaaaaaaatcttataattttACTTCCTAAATATTTCCTCAATTTGTCCTTTTGCTCTATTATGCTATATTAATTTAAGCTCTAAGCTCCTCATTCCaatcttttcctccctccttaaATTGATTCTCTACTTCTTAGCCAGTGATTGTTATACAGAATCCAAAACTGACCAGGCTACAAGCCTCAGCATACGAAGGCACATACATTAGATTCAATTTACTTAGGAAAGTATATAGAGCCCTCCATAACCTGACCCCTGCAACCTTCCCAACTTCTCCAGGCAATTTCCACCTCATATGAGCAATTCTGACCCTGGGCTAGCCTAGCACCCTGGTACAATATTCAGTTTTTATTATCTTATGATACAATCATCTATTTCTGGCTCTGCCTCTGGACATTTTCCAAGGCAGGGACTTTCTGACCTTTGTGCTTCAAATATCCAACATGATGCCTGAATAGAGCAGCATTCAAGTGTTTACTGAAGTGCAGGCCTCTCTTATTGAGGAAAGTATAGTAATTTAACAGGTACTGGTCATTTTCATAGACTTTCCCCCTAAGGTTTTCCCTCAAATTCCTAGGAAAtatgttaaatttctttttttctccattcaCACCCTAGGCTTCTGCATTTACATTTAGTGGGCAGTGAATGATTTACTATGGAAGTTCTCACGCCAACTGTTAAGTTTATGCAACGTCTTTAGCAACACAATTTTGCAGGCGACTCAAAACACCCAAGGTGAAGGAGAGTTTCAACACTGATATACATACCTGGTTAAACACTGACCTGAACCCTTGGAACTCATTAACCTATACAAATGTGGATGTGTAGCACTGACTGAGCAACACATAGCATTCCTAGTGACTACCATCATATTAatggaaaatgagagaaataagTAGGGGGAAAAGAGCTTTAGGTAATATTAGATACCCTGTgatgaatgtatttttaaattaggtaAACTGAATagtcctatttaaaaaaaattttgaatcaaATACCATCCAGGTTACCTAAAGGGGGAGATGGTTAAGTAGTATACACacattaaaaatctattttcaaaATAGTGTAACACAGGCAAATAAAGTGTCCAAAATGGTAGGATGggcacaacaaaaaaaaaaaacctcagtgtAAGAATGTAAATGACCTGGGCAGTGGAAAAACATCTACGTATGCAGGTTTGAATAACACAGGTCCACttaaatgtggattttttttcaataaacacaGTGCTATACAATCTGCAGCTCAATGCACAGTGCAGAGGGTCAGCAGCCCTAATTCCTGCATTGTTCAAAGACCAGCTGTACATAGAAATGAACTTAAATGCTTTCCCTCAGCATGAATTTATTTAACTCTATTCTAGTTGGATGTGTTAAGAAATTTCCACCTCTACCCTCCTTGAGTTCTTGCGgactaataataaaattgacCTAAGACAGATtagtaggagaaaaagaaacaagttttAATTTCTGCATGCTGAGGTCTCACAGAAATGGAACCCAGCCAAAGAAGTCAGCTTTTATGttttagataaaagaaaaaaattttttttgtgtgaGGAATTAATAGGACAAAGAAACTCAGGTTTTGGGCACTTAATTAGTGAAAACTCTAAACAGTTTGGGCTTggggtagtaaattaaagaagtaaCAAGGTTGTTTCTATGGGCTTCTCAACCTGAATTCCCTATCTTCCACAAATAGGGTGTCCTTCTGTCTTTAGGTGCATGGAGTTGTTTCACATGAGAGACTCATTTCTTGCTTTCTGTCAGACAGAAAGGAGGGTCAGTGTCCCTCGTTTGTTGGcagtttcttaatttaaaataatcaatatgccatTGTGGTATATTTTGGGGGTAGCCAACAGACACTAGCTCTGTTTGGACGTAGAGCAAGAAATGGAAATGGTAGTGGCATATCTCTGGTAATTTTCACAGAAAATGTTGACATCCTGTTCTAGCTCCTGGTAGAGGTGGAAACAAAACACCAACAAAAGTGTACTGTCTGTCTCAGTCTATTAAGAAACAGtattttgagacttccctggcagtccagcagttaaggctcagcactttcactgcagggggtgggttacatccctggttggggaactaaggtcctgcatactatgcagtgtggccaaaaaatacatatatattttaagatttcacatgtcAAAAATTCCCTCCTAAAAATTGTTTCTCCAAGAAATTTCTACATACCCTATACCAGTAAGTTATTATTTTCTACAAATAAAGGTTAAGAACGTATGTAAAATCAACACTCTAAATAAACCTAAGAACTTTAATATAACAAAACTAACTAGTGGTTTGAAATATCCTCTTTCTAGAGTAATAAAATAtgtcaaagaaaagaaactaaaagacaATTCTTTTATGGATTTATAATCTGAAAATAAAGTTCTGATATGAAGCAGAAAATATAGTGCATTGtcaagaaatatatcatgttttcTTATATGCTCACACATGAAAAGTAATCACATAAAAATGACATAAGAAATGTAAGCTATTaaccataaaaataaatcaaaattctATTTGTCGAAAGAATGAAACACGTTCATTAAGTACATTGTGGAGTCTGATGCTAGAAAACAGATTAAAGCAAACACTAAGGTATGTGTTAATACATTCTAAGATATCATCTTCAAATATAAAACCttgacaattttatttctaataggAAACTCCTATACATACTAAACACATAACAGCATAAAGCAGAGACAAACACTTAAAACTTTCAAGATAGAACTTAAAATCTTTAATGATAAATAAAAGCATGTTAAATTATCTTCAAATCTGAACACTTTAGAATGGTAAATTCCAGTTGAAAAATCTAATAAACAggtaaaattaacaaaatgatcaaggcttttaaaaatggtttagGCAATCAAAAGAATGTGCTTATCTCAACAGCAAATAGAGTATTTTTAATGGTAAGTTATGAGTTGATTCTTTACTCTAAAAAGCCCAATTTAGTAGGAAAAGGAAATACTATTTCTTCTtacaaacatatatttatattttgaattcaCTTCATTCAAAATGTCTCTCATTCTAAGAATGGGGAAACAAAAAAGGCCTCTAAAAGATCAGGGCCATTAAAGGATCTTTGCCTAACATACCGCGTAGCAACAGCTACACCTAGTGGTCAAGGATGAGTAGTGACGTCATCCAGCTATAAAGTGACAGTAAAAGGTAAATTCAGAAATAGCTCTTTTTCAACTCACTTAGGGTAAGGTTTTATCTTTTACCACAAGCTGTATGTTTCAAGGAAACACTTGAGAATCTTTGGGGAACAAAGGCCTTAGTTCATAAGCTTGAAGCAAGCgaccagaatcagttcagttcagttgttcagtcgtgttcgactctttgcgaccccatggactgcagcacgccatgcttccctgtccatcaccaactcctggagcttgctcaaactcatcagtttaaaaaaagtgGCTAAAATAAAACTCAAACCAAAGAGAGAACATACAGATACTTTATTGCTCACCTTTCACACAAAGCACACCTCCAGCCGTTTTCTTTCACAGCTTGACAATATTTACGTGTACAAAAACCCAGCAAGAAGCGTCATGTAGATTTCAGTAAAGGTGAGTGTCAAACATCAACTCAGCCAGGCTTTTGTTTTCTGCAGCAATAATAAAGGGCCTCCTGCTCTAAGCAAAAGTCTGTCCTCTTACTCGGTAGTGCATTTCTTTCATTACAAAAAGTCTCCTGCCCAAAGCAAACCAACTTGTATCTGCTGAGCCAGTGGTATTAACTCGTGCATAAAACAAATTTCAGTTTGCTGTTTCTTCTAGCAgatttcaagtaaaaataaagttgaaagagGAACTTGTTTTGAATGGATGCAGGTCAGTTTGAATTGCTAAACTTAACTAAATGACTACATGTACTATAGGTTCACAACTTAGTCTGCTTTTATAATCTTTATGGATTTTGGCCGTGTTCAAGGTTTTCAGAGTTGAGCATATGGTACAGTATTCTGTCAAAAGGATAAGGCTACTGAATGTGCTATCTGCAGAAGAGCTCATTTAATAGGAACTGACCTTAAAGTTCTATCATGAAGCTAATGTTGCATAACCTCTCTGAATAAAAAGCCAATCAGGGCAGAACTGTGCTTGGAAAATAGGCATTAGAATACTTTAAGGAAAACACATATAAATGGATTGTTAATATGAGGAAGGTTTCCTAGTTGTAAATCTAAAAAAATCTAGAAgaattctcatttttcaaaactgCATATTGAAAACATGAAAACTACTTGTTCAAGtaatttcttcagaaaaatacgCATGTTCTGACTGTGGAATTAGTCTACTGGTCAGTTGAAGGCAGTTTTAATTACCTTTTAAGAAATTCTTCATACAAAGGAGAGATATTGTATGTGTTTCTCAAATAAACAGCATTATGTtaagtccatttaaaaaaaacacaaaggaacagtattgtatgaagacctacaaatgCTTATGCCAAGCAGGAATCTGCCTGTCACTGGTGGTCTCACATTAATTCAAAATCAATGCTGAATTCAGGATTCTGAAACTAAGTTTCTATTACTTGAGCTCTAGCAAAATGTAAGGTTCTATGTAGCCTCAACTAGTATAATGTCTTCCCTGTCCAAATCCAGAATGATTATACTGGTAACCTCCATGCTGGAAGTGCTGTTCAAATTGCCCCCCTTGATGATAATTCTGGCTCCCTCTTCCTCCCCAACCTCCTCCTTGGCCAGCGCGTCCGCCTCGGCCTCCACGACCCCCTCTCCCTCCACGACCCCCGCCTCGATCACCGTGATGCCCACCATCTTGGTATCTATTGTCCTGCTGATATCCCCCACCCTGGTATCCACTTCCTGTGTATGTAGCTGTCTGGAAGCCACCGTAACCCCCGCCCTGATAGCCGCCACTGTGGCCACCGTGATAGCCACTGGACTGGAAACCCGAATCGCGATAACCGCCATCTTGGTagccgccccctcccccgctcccTCCGTCTGTCCAGCCTCCTTGGTGCttatttcctcttcctcccccgCGGCCACCGTGGTCGTAGCCGCCGCGGCCACCGTGGTCGTAGCCGCCGCGGCCACCTCTCCCTCCGCCTTGTTGTTCATgacctcctcgtcctcctccgtACGAGGAATGTTCATagccccctctcccgcctcctcgtCCTCCTGCTGGTTGCTGGGGGCCATCTTGCCTTTTCTGCCACGGTGGCATCTCTGGGGGTGGAGGTTCGATTTCATTGGGCCTACCCCCTCTGTCAGGAACTCTGCCCATCAACACCTGTGGGataagaaagatattttaaattttaaattactgtattttaaaaatataaataaatgagtttgaaagaaaattaaaggtaGTCTTGTCACCTTATTGATGGCACAGGCAGTCTTTTCTCTTATAGAGCCACTGCTCGTCCTTAAGATCTTTGACAAGTCTTGTCTTGCAGCCAAAAGGTGGGCAACAGAAATAGTACTTTTAGGAGAT includes:
- the FAM98A gene encoding protein FAM98A, with protein sequence MECDLMETDILESLEDLGYKGPLLEDGALSQAVTAGASSPEFTKLCAWLVSELRVLCKLEENVQATNSPSEAEEFQLEVSGLLGEMNCPYLSLTSGDVTKRLLIQKNCLLLLTYLISELEAARMLCVNTLPKKAQEGGGSEVFQELKGICIALGMSKPPANITMFQFFSGIEKKLKETLAKVPPNHVGKPLLKKPMGPAHWEKIEAINQAVANEYEVRRKLLIKRLDVTVQSFGWSDRAKSQTEKLAKVYQPKRSVLSPKSTISVAHLLAARQDLSKILRTSSGSIREKTACAINKVLMGRVPDRGGRPNEIEPPPPEMPPWQKRQDGPQQPAGGRGGGRGGYEHSSYGGGRGGHEQQGGGRGGRGGYDHGGRGGYDHGGRGGGRGNKHQGGWTDGGSGGGGGYQDGGYRDSGFQSSGYHGGHSGGYQGGGYGGFQTATYTGSGYQGGGYQQDNRYQDGGHHGDRGGGRGGRGGRGGRGGRAGQGGGWGGRGSQNYHQGGQFEQHFQHGGYQYNHSGFGQGRHYTS